In the Pecten maximus chromosome 5, xPecMax1.1, whole genome shotgun sequence genome, acaatgatttcaataattttgttcCCCATAAATTCAGagagaaattaaaatatttcatatcagaTTAAAGAATCCACATCAGGCCTGACCTGATTTTTCAACCAATCTTGGTAAGAGTAAGCTTGATTTTCTTCACAAATTTGACAGAAAAAATAGGTTGTAGATGAGAGAATGCTTGATAATCTGATATTTCTCACAAACTTGACAGAGAGaaagtttaaggtaatattcctCACAAACTTGACAGAGAGaaagtttaaggtaatattcctCACAAACTTGACAGAGAGaaagtttaaggtaatattcctCACAAACTTGACAGAGAGaaagtttaaggtaatattcctCACAAACTTGCCAGACAGAAAGTTTAAggtaatacaaaaaaaaatgtagtccTCACAAACTTGTCAGAGAGAAAGTTCTAAGGTAATATTAATATTCCTCACAAACTTGCCAGAGAGaaagtttaaggtaatattcctCACAAACTTGCCAGAGAGAAATCTTGATATTCATCATAAAGTTGACATTTTGATTCTTGATCCTGACAGGAAAAATGTGTTTCACAGTTTGAGATATAAATTGGTCAAGGAAACGAATACAGCATCTTAAATTTGAATTGTGTAAAATATCTATTGAAATGCATGAAGCCAAAATTTTACACAAAAATTTGAAGTCTAAAACTGCACTTGACAATTATTAACAACATGAATGCAAGTTATTTGCAGGAGTTTATGAAATCTCTGACAAATAATTATGCTGATTGTGTAAATGGTATAAACATCCATTTGTAATTTTATGTGACCATTTCATGCAAggtttacatatttttgttcattgCATGTATACATACCCATCATCAAGTCTATCAGGCTTCTGTGGCTTATAAGAAGGGTCTCTGCTGTCAGAATCATAGTCATGAACACTACTATCACTGTCTTTATGTGAGctacaaaataaatgtatttgtatataacatcaaaagaatttttgttttaaaaataagttTGGTGCATGGTTTGATATCATGTGCGAAATCATTcaatcattgatattttttgttaaagctgcatgcacaattatataatcattaaaatCCCAGCGCAAATCACATGTACCCgtgatgtgaccttgaactttgaccatGTAAATCAACGGGAACCTTCTTCTGTTAATACATTCATAACATGTGATGCACACCCATAAACAATATACTCACTCATTGGTTTGCCATCTCTTTAAGATTCTGGTCTTCTCAGACTAACACTCTGTAATGCACATAAtaacaaatcataaaatatcCATTAATCGGTTATTCGGGTTAACTAGGTTATATGTTAAAGGCACTTTAAATGTGGTATTTTAAATGGGGTACACTTACACtatacatacaatttatatgGCAATATCACTGGGATATTGTGATTTTATAAAGGAACTAGTAGAAAATCCTATCTTTACTTCTAAATGTAGGTATGTGTTTTATCCAGTATCTATGGTAAGCATCTGCAGTGCTACACAATGGATGATAAAAGACTCAAGTGTTAATCATATATGTAAATGTGAACAGCTGTGACCTAGGCAGGGAGTAATTAAACTTTTTACGGGAAAAGCTGTACTGGAttaaattcatttcttttcaaGTCATGGAGACAACTTAATACATACCAATATGGGCCAAATCAGCGAGCAGTTGCTGTCCTCGCTGCAAGAATCCATTACTTGCTCCAGATCCGGCTTTTCTTTAACAGCTGTGTGAAAGAAGAATAATATAACATTCATCATAGCATCAAACTACTAGAAATGATATGTACATAATTGGAATAATtgaataatttaaatgtaacggcaaataattaaatattttctttaagcataaaatgatgtcattttttcCAACATGCAGATGAGATTGTCAGCACCAAATGAAAgtcttttaaaagaaattctttCTTGAATAACTTCCAAAAACATTGCTGACCAAAACTGCAAGTTAGCTTTCCCTAagtacaataataaaacaatatcctGTAGGGTATCTTAACTTTAATACATATCTGATagataaaacatgtataatttTACCAAACTACCAACCCTACCCTATCCACACCCTTTACCAGTAGTATAAGTAATGAAAAAGATACCAACCACTAAAGGCTTCTCTGTTTTCCTTCAGCATGACCATGTTTCCATCATATCTGAAACTCATGTTTCCATCATGACCATCTGTTAGTGTTATgctttctagttcatcatctgatctccATTCTAGTTCATCATTTGATATtctttctagttcatcatctgatctccATTCTAGTTCATCATTTGATATtctttctagttcatcatctgatctcctttctagttcatcatctgatctccattctagttcatcatctgcTAACTCTCCATCCTCCACCAACATCTCTTGGTCATCGtccttcatctgtccatccatcacaatcttctcttggtcatcatccatcatctgtccatccttcacaatcttctcttggtcatcgtccttcatctgtccatccttcacaatcttctcttggtcatcgTCAATCATCTGTCCAGCCTTcacaatcttctcttggtcatcatCAATCATCTGTCCATCATCCACtatcttctcttggtcatcttccttcatctgtccatccttcacaatcttctcttggtcatcatccatcatctgtccatccttcacaatcttctcttggtcatcatCCACCATTTGTCCATCCTTTacaatcttctcttggtcatcgtccttcatctgtccatccttcacaatcttctcgtggtcatcatccatcatctgtccatccttcacaatcttctcttggtcatcgtccttcatctgtccatccttcactATCTTCTCTTGGCCATCGtccttcatctgtccatcctccaatatcttctcttggtcatcatCTACCTTGCTATTCTCTTCAAGCCTTTCTTGTTCATCAATGTTATCATCTACTATCTCTTCTTGTCCATCAGCATGTCCTGTCATTCCACTGCCTTTCTGTAGATATGAATTGGTAGCATTTTTTAAAGACATGGATGTGCGGAAAATGCATAAATGGaaaatgcatgtatatatcaggCCAGTAACCACTATATTAAACTAACAATCACCTTTTCAATTACATTCAaataacctttttttaaaaccatAACAGGACGTAGGGTGCTCTATGTACATTTTAACAGGAACCTGGACATTATTGTCAaaagaataatatttttttgccTTATTAGTGTGTTCAGACTCTTCATAAAATATTCACTAATATTAGTTGCAGTTTTGTAACACATATTTATTAAGGCTGTTATGATATACTTATGCCAtgatactacaatgtatataccacgATATCTACTCGcgataaaaattttaaatgagtCACCATATTTGATGGCATCGGCGACGCATATTATTTTGGTATATTGACAGGGATTTGCAGTCTGGAAAAAAGGTGTTTGAGGGAATTTAGTTTCACCCCCGCCAAGTTTCATAtcactatacatgtacttattgtACAAGGACGCATGTTTGTTACTTGACGGCATTTATCACGAGAGCCTATCAAATTTTACATTACATGAAATATTATTTCCGGCAAAAATTGGATCCATACTAAAAAATGGACCAGATCAGACCAAACTGACTCAaacaaaaataccgaaaaatgAAAAGTGTACCAAACCTAAGAAATTTATCATAGTTTTCGGTGCACCGCAGTGTATTTTTACAGCCCTAATTTTTATTGTCCCATTCTTCTATCTGTGAAAGTGCATACATAAATGGAAATCACATGTATAAATACCAATGCGTGGGAGCAGAGCTATATACAGTGATTTTTGGTGCATACAATGTCACTTTTAAACTCATTCAGAAAATCAAAATGTGATACTCTtactaaataaatatacaaaacattcaaattcaTGGTGTTGCCAAGTATTACCTTATAAATGCATGGACAATTTTTATAAAAACTAACCTTTGACTTTGTTGCTtccaaatcatcaaaaaatttCCTTTTATTTCTACCTTTCAGTTTGtctgttaaaatataattgattcTCATAACATCACATGggaatataaaaaacaaaacaagtaaaACATCTCATTCTGGAAAGGTCAATTAAGTTAAGCTCTTACATTAAGGCTTCAAACAGAATTTAAggagttttcaaaatattgtcaaCCAAATTCAAGCACCATTTTGTACTTATAAATGCTATACAATTACATCATCACTTGAATAGTAAAGCTTGAAATGTTTCTATATCGAGAGATATTTTTAAGGAATTATTGTGATAGTAATTAACTGTCATGCAATCTgtataaattacatgtttacctcatgtttttgtaatgttatttcttaattttatttttatttttttcaaagaaaacgCAATATGGATAAATACTACATAACAAAGCATAACAAGATTTTCAATTATCTTTAAGGGGTTTTTCAAGACTTTCATTAATGTTCAAGAATTTTCCAAGATCTGCACCCGCCTTACTCTTTGATTTATGAAAACAGATTAATTTATAACAAATTAATACCTAGTGATTTCCTCAGCTGTTCATCACTGACTGTATATTTCCAATTAGATTTGTTGAGGGTTatgctgtaaaataaaacaataagtcCATGAGCTTTAGCAGTCTActgattttgaaattattctGTTAATTTGAACCTTTTGGTCAAATCCATCAGCCCATATAGGGCCTATGATTTCCTAACATAAACTATAGCAATTTTTCTCACAAATTCAAGATGTTAACTGTACtctaaaacaaaatgatgaaaCAAACGAAAACCTGCAAGAGTAAACAAGAGTTACgcgtaattatatgtctcaccTTTCCTGCTTTGTCAATAAATCACAGATAGCTATATGTGATAGGTGTTAAGCATGATTGtatcagctatatatatataacctcaTCAAGTCTCAATTCAACAGGAGGGCTACAACaatgaatattaaaaatgttttctgCATTCGTTCTAAGGCAATTTAAAAAAGGGTCACTTCAGACTTCAAAACTAATAACTATAAAAAGGAATGCGATAACGTACTTATATTCATCTTCATCATAGAAGTAGCCTTTTCCCTCCGAGGCATATCCTGGCCACCACACTCCCTTGTCAAGCTTCACAAATATACAGGATccatctgaaataaaaaaaagaatgatacTCAGAAGGAGTTTGAAATGTGTATTTCAAGATGGCGACTGTAGCgcactggtagaacttgagaagaagttaaaaatgtgaaaagtttacaggCGGTGTACGGCggacaataacaaaaataaataagtaaactatatacagtagttatataaaaattatgtCTTCACTCTATTCCACATAAATGAAAAATCAAGATTAGTAAATGTATGACTGGTACCTTTAGGCTGATTTGATTCAGATTGTTTTCTGTAAGgcttgggtttttttttgcttcGTCCCATGTTCTGTGAGTAAAGAAAATACAAGTATTAAATGTATGCATACTTGTCTACATTGTATTATCATAGATCTATACAAGAGGTGAAAGGGGACAAGAAATTTTGGCAGTGTTGAAAAATTATTAATACACGTCGTAATCTCTAGTCATAATACCATAGGTACATATACTGTGGTTATTTCTAGGGGTGCGACAGTTAATTTGGTTTAAAACCAATAAACCACAGTTCAATGTTGTCGGTTCGGTTTTCAGTTTGTATACTTATATTTTGGTTTGATTCTAAAAATTACTCAATGTCATTTATGCTAGTCTTGGTCAATCAGACGCTTGTAATGTCTGCATAGTTACGTAATTATCAAGCGTCTAGCTGACTGCGACTTATACAATGGTGGTGAATATGAAGCGTATGTCAGAAGCGTGGCATTATTTCCAATTAAACCTGGACCTGACAACAAAAATGGGAAATCAACAGCGTatttaacatacatacatgtgcaGAAACTTATTTAAGTTTTATACAACGTCAAGCCACTGCACTACATCTACTGTCATATGTAATCCTATCTAAAATGGAAACGTGGTGCACTTTAAGTCACTCTTAAGTCGATCTTTGGAACGAAACAAAATATTCCTTTATATCCAGTCAGGTTAGTCAGTTCTGCAGTTGCGTTTagattgaaaaacaaataagaAGCATCTTCACTGTGACCAGGTCTATATCTGTGTTTATTAAAACTGATTTATTGCCCTATTCTGTTGTAGAACAGCTGGGTTTTCATCAGACGATACATGAACTGGAGCCTCGATATACAATTCTCTATCGTAAACATTTTTCCCGAAAATGTAATtccaaagttatatatataatgaacaaTGAAAATCTATGCTGAAGCTTGCCATTTGATAGGTACACGTGATGGACTGAAAAATACTTATGTATGAATCACTATgttggttgatatatatatcactgcctcacagttacatgtaatttatttattgaaaacgAGCCTATGGaattttaaaactaatattcATGTGGTATTGCATATTGGTGCCCACCAACGGCATTGTGATATCTTGAAATTTTTAGACTATAATTACGGCCTCTTGGAAATCATGAATATTAAGCAATCATGCACGATCCGACGTTCTTTTACAACTTCAAATGCCAGGAAAAAATACTTGTCCAAGTCTCTAATGGCATGGTATTGTGTTTCAATTTGCGTATTTAGATCATCCTCTAACAATGAGTAACATGTAAAAATCTAGGCAAATGGAATAAAATTTCTTGTTCTTGTCAGTAATCAAGTGGCAAATCCTCATCCCAAGTcaagtttatttaaaaaaaaatgtataataaaaatatataccatcatcttataaattttgcataaatacaCACCATGGTATTATGTTATCtaacatgttacatatatatttaataccaTATTGATATCACAAGATTTCtctttaaatgtaaaatttaattagTTAGCCCtgttgtaacaggagaggaaaaatgtaCGGCTAGACCGggttcaaacccgggaccttcagaactctagacgg is a window encoding:
- the LOC117326895 gene encoding titin homolog; the protein is MGRSKKKPKPYRKQSESNQPKDGSCIFVKLDKGVWWPGYASEGKGYFYDEDEYNITLNKSNWKYTVSDEQLRKSLDKLKGRNKRKFFDDLEATKSKKGSGMTGHADGQEEIVDDNIDEQERLEENSKVDDDQEKILEDGQMKDDGQEKIVKDGQMKDDDQEKIVKDGQMMDDDHEKIVKDGQMKDDDQEKIVKDGQMVDDDQEKIVKDGQMMDDDQEKIVKDGQMKEDDQEKIVDDGQMIDDDQEKIVKAGQMIDDDQEKIVKDGQMKDDDQEKIVKDGQMMDDDQEKIVMDGQMKDDDQEMLVEDGELADDELEWRSDDELERRSDDELERISNDELEWRSDDELERISNDELEWRSDDELESITLTDGHDGNMSFRYDGNMVMLKENREAFSAVKEKPDLEQVMDSCSEDSNCSLIWPILSVSLRRPES